The following is a genomic window from Mauremys mutica isolate MM-2020 ecotype Southern chromosome 4, ASM2049712v1, whole genome shotgun sequence.
AGGTACTAGGTATTTGTTACTTATTGATGACCGTAGCTACAGTCTGCATTGTTTCTTGATACGTAGAACAAGTTTGAAGTAAATGGGGAAGAATCTTGAGATTTGGATTCTATACCGAGTGCTGACACAATTCAACTGCATTACCTTGGGTGACTCCACTAGCCCCTTGGTGCCTCaggcttcccatctgtaaaatggggaaaataatatCTAACTCACGAGTGTTTTATTAGGTTTAGTTCACTCATGTTTAGAAAGTGCATTAAGATCCCGGAAGTGTCTGTCTTGCCCTCTGTTTATCTTATGTGTATCACTATAGGTCTCATATATCGGTACAGCATTAATCATAGACAATGATTATATATCCATGTGGCCATGCTATCATTTCATAGATGCTTCCATTTATTCTACTCACAAAAAGTCCTCCCCAGAAGGGGTACCCTCCAAGAATGGAGATGGAAATGTAGTATTCGACGAAAACTGCAGACACACCCCCAAAGCCAATGTGCATCAGCCCAGTCAGGATCTGGATGGCCTGTGGGAAGAgaatggggcagcaaaaacaaGCCAATTCCTTGCCATCTTGAGATGGAGCGGCGCACAATGTCCTGAGCAGAGCTGACCGCaaattggaatttccatcctgtgggaaattctgatCTTTTGACAGTTGTTTAAttcaaaatctgaaaaaattcactttggaaatgttgaaacatttcatttcagtttgtcAAACCgacttaaaatatttcatttaggcTTGGTTAATGCTGGACTGAGTCTGCCTGAGTCAGTGTGTTGCCTTAGGGTAATTGTAGTTGAGGTGCCTCGTGCccccattctcttctatgggcTAGATTTCCTAGCTGGACTACATCTCACATGTGGAATCATGGGACTCCCATGAGATCCCACAGTGGTTCAGTAAAAGAGGAGACCGCAGTGCAGTTTGGAACAGGGAGCCAGTCCTATGTGGAGGAATGAGGCCACCATTTGAACTTGAGGCTTTGTAGCAGCTCAGGTGGATGCAGTTTAAATGTCAAACTGAACTGAGGGGAAACATTTCAATTCAGTTTGACAAACTGAAGTACTTTGATTTGGGAAGTcccaacccaaaacaaaatattttgtttttgattttctcaatggaaaattttgattttgtggaAACTATATTTCCCACTGAAAAAATGTGGTTCCCCTAATGACCTCCTCAACAGTGACAGGAATCACACCAAAGAATGAATCAGACAATCAAATCTGTGTAAGCTTCGAaggcttttctctctcaccagcagaagttggtccaataaataaaagatattaccttacctaccttgtctctctaatatcctgagaccaacacagctacaatactGAATATAATAGTGGAAGATATCAAATTTGCTGTCTGAAGTGAAAACTCCACAAcatgaagaaaaaggaaaaaaaccttaAGAGTGACATCTACTTACTTAGCAAATtcaagatagaaaatatcatccACAGATGTCTCACCATCATAACCCTCTGGCCACTACGTATAATTCCAAACATGCTGAACAGCTCTTCAGACGAACTTCAGAAAAACTAAGGAAACATTTATTGCACCTCATATATTGCAGAAAGGAGCATCTCAAACAAGAACTCACCACATGCTCCCACactggaagaaaaaacaaaacaaaaacaccagggAAGTTACCCGTAAATCAtgcaaaaaatccaaaacaactGTCAAAGAAATCTGACGACAGGCATCcaaactaaaaacaaaatgtaGAACCAACTACAACTACTCCACAAACCCCAGAATACCACCTCCGGGAGAAATCAATGCACCAGTACCCACAACATTGATAATACACAACAGATGAAAATCATCATTTTATCAAGACTATCCCTAACTGCAGCTGAATTATCCATATTCTCTAAGGGACTGAACTTCTTCCCCACCACAGAACCCGATACCATACTAGCATGTAGAGaactagaagaattcttctgacgACTCCACCTCAAAGAATTATTTCACAATGACAACACCACTCATAATTACTACATCCCCAtcgacaataaaaaaaaaagaatcatctGACTGGACACCACAGAACAGACAAAAATACACTCTTGTTGATTACATTGATTGCTTCAAAAAAGAATTGATTATGAAATCCTCAACAACCCTAACATCCACCACAATCTCTCTACTGCCAGAAGGACAACCATACAGTCCCAGAAATCTAACCAGAGAGTGATCCAACCAAAAAACAAAGGGGTTGCCATTGTAATCCTCAACTATGATGACTATGTTAATGAGGCCAACTGACAACTCTCCGACACCACCTACTCTGAAGAACTCAAATAAGACCTCACACCACAATTTATCCAGGAATGTAAGGATATCACCTCATCTTCCCCAAATAGCTCCAAGAGAATCTCTACAAACTCATCTTCCACGTATCCAACCCAGGGAACTTCTacctgcttcccaagatacacaaacaatGGAACCACAGCAGACATATCATATCTGGCCACAGCACTCTTATTGAAGAAATATAGGaactcatagaaaccatcctcaaaccactcaccacacaaaggtTCAGCTTCCTCCAGGATACAACCGACTTCCTCCACAAACTCCGCAACATCAACAACCTCCTTTAGAACACCACCCTTGCCACTATGGATGTCACCTCCCAATACACCAACATCCTTCACAGTGACAGCAAAGTCgcctgtgttgtgtatttggttgtcatggtttttgttgctatggcaactgagttagattattatgggttagctcagccggtttcaaccagctgagtgagctctctgtatatctgtaaataaaatggaggttttggttagctgcctgctctctggcctcaagtgattgcttcctacaccggctgccccaaggatataacagcctgactcaaatatttacaagacaatggacaaccctCTGATACCTACTACAAGCACAtcgccaaactcatccatttcaccCTCACCCATATtatttttacattcaacaaccaacactttgtccaaaccataaCAACATTCATGGGTATTAGGATGACTCCCCAATATGCTAAACTTTTCATGGGCcatcttgaagaagaatttctggacaaatgcaccatcaaaccaatgatatacctgacctacactgatgatattttcatcctctgcacAAACGAACTAAACTCCcccatagatttccaccacaacttcaacaaccttCATCTCTGTCTGTTAAACTctctcccacaccagcatcaacttcctggacactgTGATCAGCTTCAACactggaaccctacagacaactggaaccctacagacaacaagaaacccatggatcacTACATCTACCCCTCTGAACAGATTCCCTGCTGGGAGACTAAACTCCACTGAAAGGAATGGGGCTGGGATTATATACACCAGCAGAGATTTTGGACCATGTCTTTTGAGCCAGAGGAGCCCAAATGTTGCAACAAGATAATTCAAATAGGCCCCTTCTCAGGACTCTGGTGATCTTAACTAAAAAAGGTTAAGGGTTCATTTGGTCACAATTTATAAGCACCTCTGTGGGGAAATAAAATTTAGTaacaggctcttcaatctagcagacaaaggtctagCAAATCCAAtcgctagaagttgaagctagacagacttggactggaaataaggtgaaaATGTTTAACACTGAAGATAACTAGCCATTGGAACAACCTACCAAGAGTTGTGGTGTATTCTCCATCgctagcaatttttaaatcaagactggatgcttttctaaaagatatgcttgaattcaaacaggaattaatccaGAGATGTTCTCTGGCCTATGGCTCTCTGGCCTAGGTCAGAGTAAATGATCCCAGTGGTCCCTACTGGCCTTAAAACCAATAATCTATtaactcatttatttatttatataattgtAAATAAACTACCAATTATGGGCTTATCCACGTAGACTGATGGATAGAAGTTGTAGATTGGTTGATTTCACTAGTAGTTCAAGGCTGAATGGAATCAGCTCTGCACTGCAGTTAACTAGAAGAGGGACCCTTGGTttgaagtgttccttctcagacCAGATCCTCGGTCGGTGTGAATTAGCACAATGGAGCTACTCTGATTTATAGCAGTTAAATAGCCATCCACTCCTCCCCAATATGGGGCTGTTTCATTCCATTAGTTACAGAAACAGCTGGTTTATAATCCTTTCccccactttttcttctttgcttGATTAATCCTCATTTCTCCCTGTTTGGGCAGCTAGGACGATTCATTAACCCTGGAACTCTGGGTCTATTCCCCCCGACCCCAGAGCAATGAAGTCTCAAGAAGAGGTCAGACCTATCTTGGGTCCCTGAGATGCCAAGTCACCTGATGGCACTGGCTTCTTGGCATCCTTCCCATAAAGCTGTTGgtaaaagtaaaaaagaaaaaggtgggCTCTGGAATTTGCTCATGCTCAGTCATTCAGCCACCTTTGCAGGCCCTTCTGCATAGAAATGACTCATTCTCATGGATTGAGAGAAAAGATCACACTTACCCCCAGGGTCTTGGGCTGTGCTTTGAGGAATATCTCTATCATCCCTACTTTCCTCAGCTGTGCAACCTGCTCAGCAGGACTCCCGGGGTACACTGACCCAAGAGGCTGGTTCCCAGGGTTCATGACTCTGAACTGCTGAGGCCCACATTGCACCATCTCAGGAGTCTGGGAAATGGCACCAGAGACTCCCTGGCCTTGGTGGATGATGCCAGCGCTGTTTGGGGGCATGAACACAAGCACCCCATTGGCCATGCTTCCTGGTGCTGCCATGATGATGAAGATGCTGCATAAAAGAGTGATTGGCCCAGATTAAGCCATATGTAATAACACTGACTCCTCAAATTAGCTGAGTAGGAATCTTAGTTAGCTAATGCTCAACCCTTTTCGAGTTCCTGCCATGATTTTGTCCTTCACATGGAGCTATAATTGGAGCACTAGCAACACCCTAAAGATAAGGGTTGAGATTTCAAAAGCTGACTCAAGGATTCAgccacacaactcccattaaatTCAACTTTCTAGTTGGCTTTTAAAATCTCAGCCAAGGAGCTCTAGTGTCTCCATTCCACCCCTCCTTTTCCAGATGCTCTTAACTTTCTGGATCTTTCACTTTTTGGAATGGAATTTTCCAGAGCTGTGCAATTGATTATCTTAGGGCTGACAGAGGGTAAAATTAACTCAGGTTCTTTGGCACAAagactttgctgttgctcctATTTAATGAAGGAaacattcccattaacttcaaaggcATGGGATCAGACCCCAAAGCATTTACGGAAGAGCTGGCCAAAAAGGTTCCACCAAAActgttttctgatggaaaattgggttttccaTTAAgtgaatatttgtgtgtgtgaaaagggTCTCCTTTTCACAGAACTTTTCATCACAAAACTGAGAGCTCTCaaccaaaaatgttttaattcaGCTATGCTGCCGTGGTGCCTCATACAATATGTAGCTCAGTTGCCACATATCCCTGTTCCTCACAGCAGGCTGATATCCTTAGCTGGACTACATTTCTCACCATGTGCCATGGCCAGGGACTCCAATAATGCACTGCCTCCATTTTGAAGAGGCATGACCATGATGTGCCACAGGAAATGTTGTCTGACCAGGATTCCAGGCCTGCAGAGGAAAAGGGGGGCAATGACGCACAGGAATTCCCGCAtttcagcatttccaaatcaaaatattttagtaTTCAGATTTCCAgtaaaaattgaatttttctgCGGAAAAAATTGAATTTGTTCCCTGGATCTAGTTAACAACACAAAGGCTAGTTAATAACAATCACCCAACACTCTAACAGAAAGATGGCTGCAGAGGCACATATGCCTATGTCCCATTTTGTGAAACATTTATAGGTACTTCCACATGGCAAAGTACAGTACTAACCACATAGGGGCCAGTCTTCACAACGCTTCCAGCTGCTGCTAGGTTTGGCATGTTAAGAGGCTCTAGATATTTTTTAAGTGTTAATAAGCACTGGAAAGCAGGTTGTGATCACGGTCTGTAAGTGGGAAGATTATTTCTAAGGGTAGAAGGCTCTTTCATTTGGCAGACAAAGGGGAAACAAGATCTAGTGTTGGAAGCATAAATTCAGGCTAGTGGAAGCAGGAATTAaggggcttgatgcagaaatccgtggggagaagttctatggcctctgttactgaggagatcagactagatgaccataatgatcCCTTCCGGCCTTGAAAGCTCTAAATTTAAATGCCGATCTAACCTATGTGGGTAGTAAGGAGGAAGAAAAGGCTAAAGGGCCATGGGAATAGTCAGGACTGTCTCTTCCTTCCCGGAGAGTCTATTCTCTCCAACCTGTGCAACCCCTTTTGTCCCATTTCTGTTACCCTTTCACTGGCCGGACCAGAATACTTAATTCATTTGCTTGGGGATGTTGTGGGAGTGGGAAGGTGGCAGGGTGACACTACTTGTGTCTATGTTTTCAAAAGAACTGGAGGCACCGACCTTTGGCAGCACCAAATGCCCACCCCAGATCCAGCTGTTATTAGACAAGAGACGTCACAGACAATATCAACACCATTCCAACCTCTGAACCCCGTCTCTTTTATTCACTGGCTAGAGCCACATCATTAGGGTTGCTAgctgtctggtttttgaccagaatgcccaggcaaaaagggaccctggtagcTCCGGTCAGCtttgctgaccgggccattaaaagtccagtttgTTGGCTCAGGCAGGGTCCCTACCTGGTTCTGCTATCTGGGAAGCTGTCAggatctccctctggctcctaggcagagggatgGCCACGAGGGCTCTTTGTGCTGCCCCCACTCAGGAACCAcgtccaatgggagctgagcaggtGGCACCTGCAGGtgcaggcagtgtgcagagccatgtggtcatgcctccgcctaggagctggaatGAGATGCGGGTAGGTTCCCAGATAGCGGAACCAGGTAAGGAGCCTGCCTGAGCCAAAAAATCCCcttccatgccccaaccctctgccccagccctgagccccctcctgcaccccaaaccctggccccaccccagagcccacagccacagccggagccctcaccccccacacacacactctaaccacctgcctcagcccagg
Proteins encoded in this region:
- the LOC123370457 gene encoding membrane-spanning 4-domains subfamily A member 15-like isoform X2, translating into MAAPGSMANGVLVFMPPNSAGIIHQGQGVSGAISQTPEMVQCGPQQFRVMNPGNQPLGSVYPGSPAEQVAQLRKVGMIEIFLKAQPKTLGAIQILTGLMHIGFGGVSAVFVEYYISISILGGYPFWGGLFFVISGSLSVAAENRGNICLSVGKGITIMLFLMTILEFSIAVSTSYFASQAICYTPNTAMLFMPYAANANFGVPSAPMAPPPPYTNVAYDPKEETEPGAS